The following coding sequences are from one Schizosaccharomyces osmophilus chromosome 1, complete sequence window:
- the rot1 gene encoding ER chaperone Rot1, translated as MIFPLSIFFCSFLWIAKLTYADVSDPDIVGSWSSKSQTVMTGPDFFDPMNEDFFEPDLPGISYSFTDDGHFEEALYIIKPNATFPHCPKAFLQWQHGSYTINDSKSIILSPIRGDGRQLQSDPCNFKNYSSYTRYTQDEVMKEYSVSIDKYHGRYKLELFEWDGTPKQPMYLVYRPPKMLPFSFSGVTDTSQLQQKRWLSRLAATLAEKHTTTIWWLGLTFIAIGSIGYIIVS; from the exons atgatttttcctctttccattttcttttgcagcTTTCTTTGGATCGCCAAGTTGACATATGCAGACGTTTCGGATCCAGATATTGTCGGCTCTTGGAGTTCCAAATCACAAACAGTAATGACTGGTCCT GACTTCTTCGATCCAATGAACGAGGACTTTTTCGAACCTGACCTTCCTGGTATTAGTTACAGCTTTACGGATGATGGTCactttgaagaagcattATACATTATCAAACCAAATGCTACTTTTCCTCACTGCCCAAAGGCATTTTTGCAATGGCAGCATGGTTCTTACACCATTAATGACTCAAAGTCTATAATCCTTTCACCCATTAGAGGTGACGGACGTCAGCTTCAAAGTGACCCTTGCaactttaaaaattattcaTCTTACACTCGTTACACCCAAGATGAAGTCATGAAGGAATACTCTGTAAGCATCGATAAGTATCACGGTCGCTATAAGCTTGAACTTTTTGAATGGGATGGTACACCCAAGCAACCTATGTATCTTGTGTATCGTCCCCCCAAGATGCTTCCCTTTTCGTTTTCCGGTGTTACCGATACTAGCCAACTCCAGCAAAAGCGTTGGCTATCAAGGTTAGCCGCAACCCTTGCCGAGAAGCATACTACCACAATCTGGTGGTTAGGTTTAACTTTTATTGCTATTGGTAGTATTGGCTATATAATCGTATCCTAA
- the rps1101 gene encoding 40S ribosomal protein S11: protein MATELVVQSERAYQKQPHIFQNAKKGAGRRWYKDVGLGFKTPTEAIYGQYIDKKCPFVGEVSIRGRILTGTVVSTKMHRTIIIRREYLHFIPKYNRYEKRHKNVAAHVSPAFRINEGDVVTVGQCRPLSKTVRFNVLRVVKHTEGSKQFGKF from the coding sequence ATGGCCACTGAACTTGTCGTGCAAAGCGAGCGTGCTTATCAAAAGCAGCCTcacattttccaaaatgcCAAGAAGGGTGCCGGTCGCCGTTGGTACAAGGATGTCGGTTTGGGTTTCAAGACCCCTACTGAGGCTATCTATGGTCAATACATTGACAAGAAGTGCCCCTTCGTTGGTGAAGTTTCCATCCGTGGCCGTATCTTGACTGGTACCGTCGTTTCCACCAAGATGCACCGTACCATCATCATTCGTCGTGAATACTTGCACTTCATCCCCAAGTACAACCGTTACGAGAAGCGTCACAAGAACGTTGCTGCCCACGTCTCTCCTGCCTTCCGTATCAACGAGGGTGATGTCGTTACTGTTGGTCAATGCCGTCCCTTGAGTAAGACCGTTCGCTTCAACGTCCTCCGTGTTGTCAAACACACTGAAGGATCCAAGCAATTCGGCAAGTTTTAA